CCCGCGCGGTAACTGGGCCTGAGAGATTCAAGGGAGGGACTTGCTCCTTCGGCGCCCCAGCGAAGCTGGCGATGCAGCTGCTGCTGGGAACTCTCCCGCGCGGATTCAAACGGCCGGTATGCAGTTGGCGGGCACATCATTGCACGGCCCGCCCCGGTCACGGCAGGCCGCATCTGTAACCGGCTTGTGTCGGTACGCGCACGAAAACGCGAGACGCGGCGCATTACCGTTTCTTTACGCTCAGTGGGGAGAGGACTTACCTGACCCCCGGGGAGGACGATCACGGTGAACAGGACCACGGCGAGGACCACGGCGTTCGCGACCGGCTCGGCGATCGCGCTGCCCGCGCAACCCACGGCGCCGGCCCGGGAGGCGTGCGCCCCGCGGCCCGCGCCCGTCGTCCGCGATCTGCGCGAGCGAGCCGGCCACAGCCCGCACGGCCTGCTCTTCGGCCCCCGTGACCTGGTCGTGGTCACCGGTCTGCCCGGGAGCGGCAAGTCCACGCTGATGCGGCGGGCGGTGCGGGGCGCGCGCATCGACTCCCAGGACACCCGCGACCGCTGGGACGCGCGCGCCCCCCGCCTCCTGCCCTACGCCCTCTACCGGCCCCTGGTGCGCCTCGCCCACTACGCCGGACTGCGCCGGGCGCTGCGCGGCGGCGAGGGCGTCGTCGTGCACGACTGCGGTACGCAGACCTGGGTGCGCGACTGGCTGGCCCGCGCGGCCCGCCGCCGCGGCGGCACCCTGCACCTGCTCCTCCTCGACGTCACCCCGGACGCGGCTCTCGAGGGCCAGCGCGAGCGCGGACGGGGCGTCTCCCGGTACGCGTTCCTGCGCCACCGCAGGGCGGCCGCCCGTCTGATCCGCTCGGTGGAACAGGGCCGCCTCCCCGAAGGCTGCGGCTCGGCAGTCCTCCTGGACCGCGACGCGGCGGACACCCTCCACCGAATCGCCTTCACGGCCTGAGGCTTCACGGCCTGAGGCTTCACGGCCTGAGGCTTCACGACCTGAGGCTCACGAGGCTTCATGACCGGAAACCGAGGGGCCGGGGACTGAGGAAAGTCCCCCGGTACCCGCTAGCCTTTCAGCCACAGCAGTGGTTCCCAGCAGGCGGTAGGCAGATGGACTTCCCCCCGGCGGACTTCCCGGCGGATTTCTCCGCGGATTTCCCGGCGCAGGCGCACCCTCATTCGCACGGCGGATGGCCCGGCAACGAGCTGGAGGAGGTGCTCTCCGCCTCCCTCGGCGTGCCGGGAGCCGGCGGCCGCATCGTGGAGGTGCTCGGCCGCAGCTTCGTCTGGGTGCCCCTGCCCAGCGGCGGCGGCCCGCACAGCGGCCCCCTCGATCTGCCCACCCTGGAGCTGGACGGCCAGGTGTACGTGCCCGTGTTCAGCTCCGAGGAGCAGTTCCGTCAGGTCGCCGGCGCGCATCTGTCGTACACGATCGCGCCGGCCGTGGAGTTCGCCCGGGGGCTGCCCCCGCAGGTCGGCATCATGGTGAACCCGGAGGGCCTGGTCGGCATCCCGCTGCCCCCGCCGGCGGTCGCCGAGCTGTGCCGGGCGGGCCGGACCCCGCTGGACGGTCCCGCGACCGGCGGTCGGGTGCGGCTCTTCGAGCCCGACTGGCAGGACGACCCGATCGACTTCCTCACCGCCGCCTCGGCCGAGTTCGACGCGGCGGGCGTGGTCCTCACCGCCCGCCGCTGCCTGGCCGCCGTCGAGACGGCGGACCCGGTGATGTTCGTGGGCGTGGAGCTGTCCCAACTGTCCCAGTCATCCCCGTTGTCCCCGCTGGACGGCGATCTGCGTGAGATCCCCCTCGACGCGCTGGGCCGCGCCATGGGCCGCGTCCCGGTCCGCTGGCCGGTCAACCTGATCCTCCTGGACATGGCCCAGGACCCGGTGGGCCAGTGGATGAGGGACCGCGTCCGCCCCTTCTACCAACGCTAGGGACACCCATCCAAGGGGCGCGGGGAACTGCGCGACCAGCCACGACAAACCCGCACCCGCCGACGCGCAACAAGCCCCGAGCTCTTGGGCGCTTAAGCTGTCACGGAAACGCGGGGCACTCTCGAAGGGGCGGTACGACAGGTGAGCGCGAGCCTCAGCGGCAGCGTCGAGCACATGCTGCGCCAGGTCACGCCCGGGCGTTACGACGCCTACGAGGCGCTCCTGCGCGCGCTCGCGACCCCCGCCTCCGGCCAGGTCTGGATGCTCCTGTGGCACGGTCAGGCGGGTTCCCCCGACGCCCAGTACGGGAACATGGAAGTGGAGGGCCACGGCTACGCCCCCTGCGTCACCTCCGCCCAGGAGCTCTCGGCCAGCGGCTGGAACCGGTCCTACGAGGTCGTCGACGGGGTCGACGTGGCCCGCACGCTCTACCCCGACCACTACGGCCTCTGGCTCAACCCGCACGCCCCCGGCGGCGGCGTCGGCATCCCCTGGCTGGACCTGCGCCGCATCGCGACCGGCCTGGACCGCCAGCCCGCCGGCCCCCTGCGCCTGTCCGAACCCGGCATCGAGATCCCGCAGTTCTACGCCCTGCTCGCGCAGAACGCCCACCGCACCCAGGCGGTCCGCGCCCTGCGCCGTGCCTGGGTCCAGCCGGCCCTGGGCGCGCCCTACCTGGCCGTGGGGCTCGACGTGTACGACACCTCTCCGCCGGCCGTGGACGCCGTACGGGCGATGATGCAGCAGTCCATCGGCGCGGTCCCGGAAGGGCTGCCGGTGTCGACGGTGGCGATGACCGACGAGTACGACCCGGTGGTGATGTGGATGCGCGCCAACGCCCGGCCGTTCTACGACCGCGAGGCCCACGCCCCCGCTCCGGCCCAGGCGCCCGCGGGCGGTTACGGCTATCCGCCCACCGGTCGCTACTGACGTCCGGCGCGGGTCCTGTAGTCGAACGGACACCGAATGTCTTCGCGCGTAGATAGCGGCGATTGATTCCGCTTCTGTCCGATCTGCCCGATTGGTCACTGTCCGGGGGGCGTTACCCGCCGTCCGGATAACGGAACCCCTCTACCCGCATCACGTTTACGCATCCATTCACTGCCAAGTCTGGCTACAGATCGCCAAAGCGTTGAAGACTCCCGGTCCAGGGGGCTTCGTCCCCCAGTACGACGGACTGATCACGCCGCTACAGCGGCAAGTGCGGGCCGGCTACCGCCGGTTGAGAGGGGTCCCTGCCAGATGACGGCACCATTGCACGAGCCGACCGCGGAAGCGGCCCCGAGTGCGGCCACGGAAGCGGCGGTAGCAGCCGGCGACGCCAAGGCCGTACAGGGCCGTTCCCTGGGCCGGATCGCCTGGGAGCGCCTCAAGCGGGACAAGCTCGCCCTGACGGGCGGCATCGTCGTGCTCGTCCTCGTCGTGCTCGCACTGCTCGCCCCGGTCATCACCGGGCTGCTCGGGCAGGACCCGAACGAGTATCACGAGAACCTCATCGACCCGCTCTTCGGCACGCCCACGGGCTCCCTGGGCGGCATCAGCGGCGACCACCTGCTGGGCGTCGAGCCGGTCAACGGCCGCGACATCTTCGCCCGGATCCTCTACGGCGCCCGCATCTCGCTGCTGGTGGGCTTCCTGTCCGCCGTCGTCGCGGTGATCCTGGGAACCGTCCTGGGCATCCTCGCCGGCTTCTTCGGCGGCTGGGTCGACTCCCTCATCAGCCGCGTCATGGACGGCCTGCTGGCCTTCCCGCAGCTGCTGTTCATCATCGCGCTGGTCTCCGTCATGCCGAACGACATGCTGGGCCTCTCCGGTTCGAGCGTGCGTGTCTTCGTGATGATCCTGGTCATCGGCTTCTTCGGCTGGCCCTACATCGGACGCGTGGTGCGCGGCCAGACGCTCTCGCTGCGTGAGCGCGAGTACGTCGAGGCCGCCCGATCGCTGGGCGCGGGGCGGCTGTACATCCTGTTCAAGGAACTGCTGCCCAACCTGGTCGCCCCGATCGTCGTGTACACGACGATGATGATCCCCACCAACATCCTCACCGAGGCGGCGCTCAGCTTCCTGGGCGTCGGTGTCAAGCCGCCCACCGCCTCGTGGGGGCA
This window of the Streptomyces sp. NBC_01275 genome carries:
- a CDS encoding enhanced serine sensitivity protein SseB C-terminal domain-containing protein; its protein translation is MLRQVTPGRYDAYEALLRALATPASGQVWMLLWHGQAGSPDAQYGNMEVEGHGYAPCVTSAQELSASGWNRSYEVVDGVDVARTLYPDHYGLWLNPHAPGGGVGIPWLDLRRIATGLDRQPAGPLRLSEPGIEIPQFYALLAQNAHRTQAVRALRRAWVQPALGAPYLAVGLDVYDTSPPAVDAVRAMMQQSIGAVPEGLPVSTVAMTDEYDPVVMWMRANARPFYDREAHAPAPAQAPAGGYGYPPTGRY
- a CDS encoding AAA family ATPase, with translation MNRTTARTTAFATGSAIALPAQPTAPAREACAPRPAPVVRDLRERAGHSPHGLLFGPRDLVVVTGLPGSGKSTLMRRAVRGARIDSQDTRDRWDARAPRLLPYALYRPLVRLAHYAGLRRALRGGEGVVVHDCGTQTWVRDWLARAARRRGGTLHLLLLDVTPDAALEGQRERGRGVSRYAFLRHRRAAARLIRSVEQGRLPEGCGSAVLLDRDAADTLHRIAFTA
- a CDS encoding ABC transporter permease; this encodes MTAPLHEPTAEAAPSAATEAAVAAGDAKAVQGRSLGRIAWERLKRDKLALTGGIVVLVLVVLALLAPVITGLLGQDPNEYHENLIDPLFGTPTGSLGGISGDHLLGVEPVNGRDIFARILYGARISLLVGFLSAVVAVILGTVLGILAGFFGGWVDSLISRVMDGLLAFPQLLFIIALVSVMPNDMLGLSGSSVRVFVMILVIGFFGWPYIGRVVRGQTLSLREREYVEAARSLGAGRLYILFKELLPNLVAPIVVYTTMMIPTNILTEAALSFLGVGVKPPTASWGQMLSSAIDYYESDPMYMVVPGVAIFITVLAFNLFGDGVRDALDPKASR
- a CDS encoding enhanced serine sensitivity protein SseB → MDFPPADFPADFSADFPAQAHPHSHGGWPGNELEEVLSASLGVPGAGGRIVEVLGRSFVWVPLPSGGGPHSGPLDLPTLELDGQVYVPVFSSEEQFRQVAGAHLSYTIAPAVEFARGLPPQVGIMVNPEGLVGIPLPPPAVAELCRAGRTPLDGPATGGRVRLFEPDWQDDPIDFLTAASAEFDAAGVVLTARRCLAAVETADPVMFVGVELSQLSQSSPLSPLDGDLREIPLDALGRAMGRVPVRWPVNLILLDMAQDPVGQWMRDRVRPFYQR